One Acinetobacter pullicarnis genomic region harbors:
- a CDS encoding DUF4349 domain-containing protein, whose product MNNKFLIALVSCMVLAGCAKREDRALDETATQKTTETAITETAENTDAAPEAADVNTTAVTEQKPETILNPVINPAEAGRRMVRQAHIDFSAQDVVKTALAIDKLTLESGGFVEQKDIDFNVIDLQKQKIADGKIRVFEKVNPIAQMTLRIPSEKAASFVNQLLPLMFFLNQQQYSAKRYELTLLEEKIAQTQSLPSNSKNPQLNEIARLTQLEVQDRVRYSTIMISISQPTLVRERLDIDINEVARLNGDGFWESALNSVITGWQFVLNILIFLIAIWPFYLFLILAILLFKIINPIVKRLINK is encoded by the coding sequence ATGAATAATAAATTTTTAATTGCCTTGGTCAGTTGCATGGTTTTGGCGGGTTGTGCAAAGCGAGAAGATCGTGCACTCGATGAAACAGCAACACAAAAAACCACAGAAACAGCCATCACGGAAACGGCAGAAAATACAGATGCGGCTCCTGAAGCTGCGGATGTAAATACGACAGCTGTTACCGAACAAAAACCCGAAACCATATTAAACCCAGTGATTAACCCTGCTGAGGCGGGACGTCGTATGGTTCGTCAAGCACATATCGATTTTAGTGCACAAGATGTGGTCAAAACAGCTTTGGCCATTGATAAGTTAACCCTTGAAAGTGGGGGTTTTGTTGAACAGAAAGATATCGACTTTAATGTCATCGACTTACAAAAACAAAAAATTGCAGATGGAAAAATTCGTGTTTTTGAAAAAGTAAATCCTATTGCACAGATGACGCTGCGCATTCCAAGTGAAAAAGCAGCAAGCTTTGTCAATCAACTGTTGCCCTTGATGTTCTTCCTCAATCAACAACAGTACTCCGCCAAACGCTACGAGCTGACCTTACTCGAAGAAAAAATAGCTCAAACTCAATCTCTTCCGAGCAACAGCAAAAATCCACAGCTCAATGAAATTGCACGTTTAACCCAACTAGAAGTTCAAGACCGGGTGCGTTATAGCACGATCATGATCAGTATCAGTCAACCAACCCTCGTACGAGAACGTTTAGATATCGATATTAATGAAGTGGCACGTTTAAATGGTGATGGATTCTGGGAAAGCGCACTCAACAGTGTAATCACAGGCTGGCAGTTTGTACTCAATATCCTGATATTCTTAATTGCGATTTGGCCATTTTATTTATTCTTAATCCTCGCAATACTTTTATTTAAAATCATCAACCCAATCGTGAAACGTTTAATCAACAAGTAA
- a CDS encoding acyl-CoA dehydrogenase family protein, whose amino-acid sequence MILNDEQRMVQDMLRDFSQSQLKPTAAERDKSHAFPAQELKALAELGTLGMTVPEEWGGTGLNATALVIALEEIAAADGAISTIVSVHNSLPCGILLKYGTVAQKQKFLTKLASGEWLGCFCLTEPEAGSDASALRCRAVRDGDEWVITGTKQFITSGKYAQLALVLAVTDPTAGKKGISCFLVPTDSDGYVVSRLEEKMGQHCSDTATIVFDQCRIPAENLLGAEGEGYKIALSNLESGRIGIAAQSVGMARAALDAAIEYANQRKAFGVEIVQHQAIAFRLADMATQVEAARQLIFHAAALKDAGLACLKEASMAKLFASTMAERICSDAIQIHGGYGYVSDFPVERIYRDVRVSQIYEGTSDIQRLVIAREITKA is encoded by the coding sequence ATGATTCTCAATGATGAACAACGAATGGTTCAGGATATGTTGCGTGATTTTTCGCAATCTCAATTAAAACCTACTGCTGCAGAACGTGATAAAAGCCATGCATTTCCAGCCCAAGAACTTAAAGCACTGGCTGAGTTGGGCACTTTAGGGATGACAGTTCCAGAAGAATGGGGCGGCACAGGTTTAAATGCAACCGCATTGGTGATTGCTCTTGAAGAAATTGCAGCAGCAGATGGCGCAATTTCAACCATTGTTAGTGTGCATAATTCCTTGCCTTGCGGCATTTTGTTGAAATATGGGACAGTGGCGCAAAAACAGAAATTCTTAACAAAATTAGCCAGTGGCGAATGGTTAGGCTGTTTTTGTCTGACTGAGCCAGAAGCTGGCTCTGATGCCAGTGCCTTGCGTTGCCGTGCTGTTCGCGATGGTGATGAATGGGTGATCACTGGCACCAAGCAATTTATTACCAGTGGTAAATATGCACAATTGGCATTGGTACTTGCCGTGACTGACCCCACAGCAGGTAAAAAAGGAATTTCTTGTTTCTTGGTGCCGACAGACAGTGACGGTTATGTGGTCTCGCGTCTCGAAGAAAAAATGGGACAACATTGCTCAGATACCGCCACGATCGTTTTTGATCAATGTCGCATTCCAGCTGAAAATCTGTTAGGTGCAGAAGGTGAAGGGTACAAAATTGCGCTATCGAATCTAGAGTCTGGGCGTATTGGTATTGCCGCACAATCGGTCGGGATGGCGCGTGCTGCACTTGATGCAGCGATTGAATATGCCAATCAGCGTAAAGCCTTTGGGGTTGAAATTGTGCAACATCAGGCCATTGCATTTCGTCTTGCCGATATGGCGACACAAGTGGAAGCCGCACGTCAGTTGATTTTCCACGCTGCCGCCTTAAAAGATGCAGGCTTAGCATGCCTCAAAGAAGCCTCTATGGCCAAGTTGTTTGCTTCAACCATGGCAGAGCGGATCTGTTCAGATGCAATTCAAATTCATGGTGGCTATGGTTATGTTTCAGATTTTCCAGTGGAACGTATTTATAGAGATGTGCGTGTAAGCCAAATCTATGAAGGGACATCTGATATTCAACGTTTGGTAATTGCAAGAGAAATCACCAAAGCCTAA
- a CDS encoding AraC family transcriptional regulator: protein MPLDIPLQQPQYSKGTISIALVREALIAAENKGLDTAQILEQANISTELLQSDKARVSVSAYAQLWIILADQMNDEFFGMDQHPMRRGSYQLLSRMVMHAENIKQALQQILQFLNMVLDDIHGRLALEKDQAVLILEDRAEPKRMFSYATYLMLLHGLICWLAEQRIVIHAIHLKCEAPVDDLDYKIRFCKKIYYQAAEHRIVFDADCLAIKIKQDQSTWHQFIQDTPQNLLIRFTNPHALSSRIRKHLLQVHPADWMELSALAQRLNMSEATIQRRLKQEGVSYQQLKNDIRRDTAIELLSKSEKSLLTISDELNFQDASAFHRAFKKWTGVSPGAYRNLTTP from the coding sequence ATGCCCTTAGATATTCCCTTGCAACAGCCGCAATACAGCAAAGGCACCATTTCCATTGCCTTGGTCCGCGAGGCACTGATTGCAGCAGAAAACAAAGGGTTAGACACAGCACAGATTTTAGAACAAGCCAATATTTCAACTGAGTTATTGCAGTCAGATAAGGCCCGCGTATCGGTCAGTGCCTATGCGCAGCTTTGGATTATCTTGGCAGATCAAATGAATGATGAATTCTTTGGCATGGACCAGCATCCAATGCGCCGTGGCAGTTATCAATTGCTCTCTAGAATGGTGATGCATGCGGAAAATATCAAACAAGCCTTACAACAAATTCTACAGTTTCTGAATATGGTCTTAGATGACATTCATGGCCGCTTAGCTTTGGAAAAAGACCAAGCGGTATTGATTTTAGAAGACCGTGCTGAACCGAAGCGCATGTTTAGTTATGCCACCTATCTGATGCTTTTACATGGACTGATCTGTTGGTTAGCAGAGCAACGTATTGTCATCCACGCGATTCATCTCAAATGTGAAGCACCTGTTGATGATTTGGATTATAAAATTCGCTTCTGCAAAAAAATCTATTATCAAGCAGCCGAGCACCGTATTGTGTTTGATGCCGATTGTTTGGCGATTAAAATTAAACAAGATCAAAGCACTTGGCATCAATTTATCCAAGATACACCGCAAAATTTGTTGATTCGCTTTACCAACCCACATGCTTTGAGCAGTCGTATCCGCAAACATTTGTTGCAGGTACACCCAGCAGATTGGATGGAACTCAGCGCCTTGGCACAACGCTTAAATATGTCAGAAGCCACCATTCAACGCCGATTAAAACAAGAGGGTGTCAGTTACCAGCAACTTAAAAATGATATTCGTCGCGACACGGCGATTGAGCTACTCAGTAAATCTGAAAAAAGCTTACTCACAATTAGTGATGAATTGAATTTCCAAGATGCCAGTGCTTTTCATCGTGCCTTTAAAAAATGGACTGGGGTCAGTCCAGGCGCATATCGCAACTTAACCACGCCCTAA
- a CDS encoding SDR family NAD(P)-dependent oxidoreductase, translated as MNVAGKVFIITGGASGLGAATATHLHAQGARVVMLDMNQALGLALQQQLGANSQFCAVDVTDEAQVAAFFQQLEQDYGQLNGLINCAGIAPSAKVFGRKGLHELAMFQKVLNINVSGTFNMLRFATALMSKYERQAGEEERGVIVNTASVAAYDGQIGQVAYAASKGAIVSMTLPLARELSQYAIRVMTIAPGIMETPMLKGMPQNVQDALGEMVPFPPRLAKPEEFAQLVTQICENAYLNGEVIRLDGAIRMAAK; from the coding sequence ATGAACGTTGCAGGGAAAGTTTTTATTATTACTGGTGGGGCATCCGGTTTAGGCGCTGCTACCGCAACACATCTACATGCACAAGGTGCGCGCGTGGTCATGCTGGATATGAATCAAGCATTGGGTTTGGCGTTACAGCAACAATTGGGTGCAAACAGTCAATTTTGTGCAGTAGATGTGACGGATGAAGCGCAAGTTGCTGCATTCTTTCAACAGCTTGAACAAGATTATGGACAACTCAATGGTCTGATTAACTGTGCGGGTATTGCGCCTTCTGCCAAGGTATTTGGTCGTAAAGGGTTGCATGAATTAGCCATGTTCCAAAAAGTGTTGAATATTAATGTTTCTGGAACATTTAACATGCTGCGCTTTGCTACAGCACTGATGTCGAAATATGAGCGTCAAGCGGGTGAGGAGGAACGTGGTGTGATCGTAAACACGGCCTCTGTCGCAGCTTATGATGGCCAAATTGGACAAGTGGCTTATGCCGCGTCTAAAGGCGCAATTGTATCGATGACACTGCCTTTGGCACGTGAATTATCACAGTATGCAATTCGTGTGATGACCATCGCGCCAGGGATTATGGAAACGCCAATGCTTAAAGGCATGCCGCAAAATGTACAAGATGCTTTAGGCGAAATGGTGCCATTTCCACCGCGCTTGGCCAAACCAGAAGAGTTTGCACAATTGGTTACTCAGATTTGTGAAAATGCCTATTTAAATGGTGAAGTGATTCGTTTGGATGGCGCGATCCGTATGGCGGCCAAATAA
- a CDS encoding RDD family protein — protein sequence MPQYFTYAGFWIRFAAALLDSFLFTIMFIPFALVFGPDDYFTNDTLGLTAFDGLQQLISAIVYIGFWMQLSATPGKLLLNLKIVDAETGSPIKLSQAIIRYLGYFISAIMFCLGYFWILFDAKKQAWHDKMARTVVVRVHDE from the coding sequence ATGCCACAGTACTTTACTTATGCTGGTTTTTGGATTCGCTTCGCTGCAGCGCTGCTCGATAGCTTTTTATTTACGATCATGTTTATTCCATTTGCACTTGTCTTTGGACCAGACGACTATTTTACCAACGATACATTGGGTTTGACTGCCTTTGATGGCTTACAACAGTTGATTTCAGCCATAGTGTATATCGGCTTTTGGATGCAATTGTCAGCGACGCCTGGTAAGTTGCTACTTAACTTGAAAATTGTGGATGCTGAAACAGGTTCACCGATTAAATTGAGCCAAGCGATCATTCGTTATTTGGGCTATTTTATTTCAGCCATCATGTTTTGTCTGGGTTATTTTTGGATTCTCTTCGATGCCAAAAAACAGGCTTGGCACGATAAAATGGCTCGCACTGTGGTGGTTAGAGTGCATGATGAGTAA